One Armatimonadota bacterium DNA window includes the following coding sequences:
- a CDS encoding extracellular solute-binding protein → MRRRWWIWPVIAVLLVTSGALAAPGLPAKPAKLTMAVVAGGETKGLKAILPLWEKEMGVKIDLVEFPYPTLYEKLVTAFQANAPTFDLLIADDPWMPKFGSEGWLVPLDSTFGYRRDADIFPVVYDLGSWPPPRGPIPPGEAGKPRRLYAITLVGNVEFFMYRKDLVSAPRTWDDVVANARKVHDPRKPLYGFVIRGAKGNPVISEFTPVLLSFGARIFDNNWRVVLNSKQAVDALTFFAKTLKQYAPPGVENYDAAERAREVATGRAAQGFIWPAEITDIVENPSVSKVVGKMGYTLAPAGPGGKHAPLMGNWLLAIPKGSRNQRWAYEFILWATSARIQQPYALGGGIPFRKSVLMNAEMNKKFPFFRAMADSLNAPAEWRPRTQEWFAVEAILGTHVNAALAGLETPEEAITKAAREIESHMKEAGYYR, encoded by the coding sequence ATGAGAAGACGCTGGTGGATCTGGCCCGTGATCGCGGTCCTCCTGGTCACTTCGGGCGCCCTGGCCGCCCCCGGGCTCCCCGCCAAGCCGGCCAAGCTCACCATGGCCGTCGTCGCGGGGGGCGAGACCAAGGGACTCAAGGCCATCCTGCCCCTGTGGGAGAAGGAGATGGGGGTCAAGATCGATCTCGTCGAGTTCCCCTATCCCACGCTGTACGAGAAACTGGTCACGGCGTTCCAGGCCAACGCCCCGACCTTTGACCTGCTCATCGCCGACGATCCCTGGATGCCCAAGTTCGGCAGCGAAGGATGGCTCGTCCCGCTGGACTCGACCTTCGGCTACCGGCGGGATGCCGACATCTTCCCGGTGGTCTATGATCTGGGTTCCTGGCCGCCGCCGCGCGGTCCGATTCCCCCGGGCGAGGCCGGCAAGCCGCGACGCCTGTACGCCATCACCCTGGTGGGGAACGTGGAGTTCTTCATGTACCGCAAGGATCTGGTCTCCGCGCCCAGGACCTGGGACGATGTCGTGGCCAACGCCCGGAAGGTGCACGACCCCCGCAAACCCCTGTACGGGTTTGTCATCCGCGGCGCGAAAGGCAACCCCGTCATCTCCGAGTTCACCCCGGTGCTCCTCTCCTTCGGCGCCCGGATCTTCGACAACAACTGGCGGGTCGTCCTCAACTCCAAGCAGGCCGTCGACGCCCTGACCTTCTTCGCCAAGACGCTCAAGCAGTACGCGCCGCCGGGCGTGGAGAACTATGACGCCGCCGAGCGGGCCCGCGAGGTAGCCACGGGCCGCGCGGCCCAGGGGTTCATCTGGCCGGCCGAGATCACCGACATCGTGGAGAACCCCTCGGTGTCTAAAGTCGTCGGCAAGATGGGCTACACCCTGGCCCCGGCCGGGCCGGGCGGCAAGCACGCCCCCTTGATGGGCAACTGGCTGCTGGCCATCCCCAAGGGCAGCCGGAACCAGCGCTGGGCCTACGAGTTCATCCTGTGGGCGACGAGCGCCCGGATCCAGCAGCCCTATGCCCTGGGCGGCGGCATCCCGTTCCGCAAGTCGGTCCTGATGAACGCGGAGATGAACAAGAAGTTCCCCTTCTTCCGCGCCATGGCCGACTCGCTCAACGCTCCCGCGGAGTGGCGACCGCGCACCCAGGAGTGGTTTGCGGTGGAGGCCATCCTGGGGACGCACGTGAATGCGGCGCTGGCCGGACTGGAGACGCCGGAGGAGGCGATCACCAAGGCGGCCCGCGAGATCGAATCGCATATGAAGGAGGCCGGGTACTATCGGTGA